ATGAAATTCTGGATTTAAGTCAATTTGGCTCAAAGCATACAGATAAATCTCTTTTTCAGTATTTTGCCTTTTTGAGTTGAGTTTGAGAAGATCAGACACAGCTTTTTTAATTTTTTCATCTTCCTCTATTGTTAACAATTTAAAAGCTGCGTAAGCATTTGCCATTCTTCCTGCGGCATTTATTTTTGGTGCTACTTTATAAGCGATAGTCCTCGAATTTATTTCAGAATCAACTATTTTCAATTCGTTTAGCAGCATTGAGACACCTTTGGAAGGGTTTTCTTTAATCTTTTCTAAGCCTTTTTTTACAAAATATCTGTTTTCTGATAATATAGGAACAATGTCTGCAATGGTTCCTATAGCTACCAAGTCTATGTATTCGAAAGGATTTAAAGATTTATCATTAGTCATAAATAGCGCTTGAAGTAATTTGAAAGCAACTCCTACACCTGCTAAATCTTTAAAAGGATATTTGTTATCTTCTCTTTTTGGATTTAAAATAGCATCGGACTTTGGTAATTTATCCTTTGGTAAGTGATGGTCTGTAACTATCACTTTCATGCCTAAAGATTTAGCATGTTCTATTTCCTTGATAGAAGTAGTACCACAATCAACAGTTACCAAAATGTTGTATCCTTTGTTTTTCAACTCAGAAATAGCTTTTTCATTCAAACTATAGCCTTCTTCAATTCTAGAAGGAATATAAGTAATAACGTCAAAGCCTAATTTTTTCATTCCTAAATAAAGAATAGAAGAAGATGTTACACCGTCCACATCATAATCACCAAAAATAGCTACTTTTTCTTTTTTTCTTTTTGCTTCCATTAAAATATTTATTGCTTTATCCATGTCGTTCATAAGGAAAGGATCGTACGTTTCCTTTTCAGGATGATTTAAAAAAATATCAGCTTTTTCGGGGATCTCTATATTTCTTGAAACTAAAAGTTTAGCTAAGAAATCAGAAATTCCCAAAACATTTTTTAGGTTTTTTGCAACTTGCTCTTTTTCTTTATAATAAGAAGCATTGAGGTTCCAAAAAACCTTCCATTGGTTATCCATATTAAATTCTCCCTTCTTTTTATTTTTTTCTTTATAATATATTATACATTACATTGTTTAAATCTCAAAAATTTAGTTTTTCAAAGTAACTTTTCCTCGGAGAAGGTTCTCCCCATGACAATATTTATATTTATTAAAAAATTTTTTATGTAGTGTATAATTAAATAGATTATAATAAAATAGATATTTTAAAAAATAAAACTTTCTAAATATAATTTTTAAAAAAGACAGAGGAGCGTTTATTAATGAAAAAAAAATTAATATTATTAATTTTCATAATGAACACTATAATATACTTTGCAATAGATATTCAAAGCATAGTAAATTTATCAAAAAATCCCGCTACTTTAGATATCTCGTGGGAATACTTTTTGAAATATATTCAAGAAAATCCTGAAGATGAAAAAATAACTTCTGTAGGGGAACTGATTTCGGCAAAATTATATTTTTACAATAAATATCGAAATTATAATTTTGTAAATTCCATTATTTCAGAAAATCTAAAGGATTTTTGTACCAATCTTGGAGTTTTGAGTTCGACTTTTAGAATACCTGCCGAAGATACTAAAAAGATAGTTTTTATTTTCCCACAACTACCTAAGGTTATTGAAAATATAATTAATACAGGAGAGTTTTCAGATAATTCGTATAAATATCTTTACAAATTAGAAGGGTTAAAAGACTATATAAACGTAAATAATTATGAAGTCTTCATTAAAAATGTTATTGAGAGTTCTATAAGGTCACCTGTATTTTTTGACGAAGATATGAAAGGATTTGTCGAGGCTTTTGTACCTAAGAATAATCTGTCTTTATTCGAACAGTTCATTTCTGAGTCAAGATACATGGTTTATGAAGAAAATTATTTGGGAGTTTACAAACTTTTGACGTTTTTAAAAGATAATAATTCTTTAAATAGGTCAATAATTATATATAATGAATTAGATAGATATTTTTCCATAAAGCAGAAACTAACTGAATTAAATAACAGGGTTTATTTTGTTGAAAAGCAAGAATTATCTTCTTTCATTACAGATATTTATAAAGTCGGAGAAGAACTTAAAAATTTGACAATAGAAAAAGGGCTTCTTTTTAACTTGTATTATTCATTATTAAAAAGTTTGAATGTTAAATTAGAAAATATTGAAGAGAAAGTACCTGTATATAACAATTTTGAAACTTTGTCCAAAGGTTTTAGTGATCAAATAAATTCAGAGATATTAAAGTTGCAAATGAACATAGTTCAAGTAAACGATTTAGGAATATCTCAGAATACAAAAAATTTGGCATACGTTGCGAATGATAACGATAAAAATGTTGATGATAACAAAGAAGTAGGCATATTTTTTTACCTTTTTACATCAATCTTTATTATCATTTTGTTTTTATTTATATATTTTGAAATGTTCCCTTCTTATTCAAAGATTAATTTCTTATGTAACGTAAGATTTGGAAAGTATGCGGTACATTTATCTGAAAAGTTAATATTAAAAAATCCAGAAGATTACAAAGCATTTTTAATTTTAGCTAAATCTTATGAAATTGCTGGAAATTATAATGCATCTGTAAATGCATACAAAACAGCTATGAATTTGAAAAGTAAATATGTAAAAGATTCAAATTTATAAGAATTAAATGGAATTGAGGTGGTTTTAACTGAATACTTTGATCATATCAACTACTTTAAAAGATATTGTTGTGATTTTGCATAATAGCAAAAATGAAATTTATAAAAAATTTATAACTGGTAAAAATTCTGGGAATTACTTACCAAAGGCTATACAAGAGATTTTAATAGAATCGGAAGTAAGTTTAAATGGGATAGAAAATTTTTGTATAGATATCGGACCAGGATCTTTTACAGGTATAAGAATTGCTATCTCTACCTTGCAAGGGATATTAATAAATTTTCCTAAAAAAGAAGTTTATACCTTTTTCTCTTCAGATGTTGTTAATCTATCAGCTCAAAAAAAATATGCAAATTATTTAAAAAATAAAAAAACGGCAGTTTTAAAAAGAGCGCGTGAGAATGCCGCATATATAAGTATATATCGAGGTATAAGAAGAATATTCGGACCTCAAATGGTATTTGAACAAAAATTCGAAGAATTGCTTAATAATTGTATATTATTGAACGAAGAGTCAAGTTATTTTAAAGAAAAAAATTGCTTGAAAAACGATATATTATATACGAATATCGATGAACAAGCAATTATAAAGGTTGCTTTGGGAAACGGAAAAGTAAAAATTAAAAATCTTTCTCCATTGTATCTTCAAAAACCTATAGCTGTTGAAAATTATGAAAAAAACAAACTTTGAAAAATTAATCGAGTTTTTTGTTAAGAGAAAAATCCTTCGACTAACATACAAAATTCATCAAATTTTTCAAAAAATAAAGCGTGTCCGGTTTCTTCTACGTTTACCAGTAAAGAATTTTTAACTTTATTGTGCATCTCTATGATATGATTTTTAGGAGTGATTATATCCTCTTCTCCCGATATGAAAAGTGTTGTGGCTTTTATATATTTTAATTCGTTTCTTATATCAAAAGTTTCATTTGAAGATGCCAATCTAATAAAGCCATCAAACCAGTCTTTAGTAAGTGTTTTTTTAAAAATTTCACGCCTATTCATAAGCCAACTGTAATTACTGTTATAAAAAGTTCGAGAGTAAATATAAGGAAGAGAAATATCAAAAAATTTTTCTCCGTCATAAAGGGTTGCAGCAACTTTCCATGCCTGTCCTATAGATTTAAGATAGTTGTCCACATGATCGGTTGCGTTAGATAAAACCATTTTATCAACTAAGTTAGGAAATTTTAAAACAAATAATTCAGCAATTTGAGCTCCGTAAGATACGCCCATAAGATTGACTTTTTTTAGTTCTAAATGATCTATCAATTTTTTTAAATCATCTACATGGACATCTATTGTATAAGGTTTATCCGTGATTCTCGAGGATTTCCCTTGATCACGTGTATCATAAGTTATAATTTGAAATTTTTTCTCCCATCTTTGGATATGCTCTTTCCAACTGGCTGTGCTCATCATGATACCATTTAATATTATTACAGGTTCTCCCGTTCCATGAATTTCGTAATAAAGTCCAGGTTCATTCAAATACATTTTAAAACCTCCTATTTATATCGATATTCCGTTATTAAGATAATGAGAAAGTTCTTTAAGTATTGTTTTTTCATTATTCATCCTCTTTAGAAATATTTTTTCTATACCTGTATAATGACTTATTCCCATTAAGCTATTTGCTACCAATTTCTTATCTCTTAATTTTACGTTTTTAAGGTTATTTATATATCCTCGTTCAAAAGCATTGTAATATTCATTCGCGGTTTTTCGTATTACAAATTCGGATTCTCTAACTATTTCATAAAACTCTGAGTTTTCTTCAAAGTACTTTAAAAATAAATAGATTCCTCTTATTTCATTTTCTGCTCTGTTAAGATCCTTGTTTAAATTAATGGATAAAAATCTTCTTGTCCGCTTTCCTATAAGTTCGACAATTTCCGATAAAAAAGTTTCTTTACTATTAAAATAAATATAAAAAGTGCCTACTGAATATCCCGCATTCTTTGAAATATCGTGAATATCTGTTTTGTGAAAACCTTTCTCTCCAAATAATTTAATTCCAGAGTTAATAAGTTTCGATTTCGTTGAATCATCATCATAAAATTCTGGATAAACGATATTTTTATTATCAAAAATTGAGTTGAAATCTTTAATATCTTCTTCAAATATGCCTTCTACAATAAGTTTTTTTAAATCTTCCTTGTTATATGCCAAACTATTAAATATATATCTTATAGTTACAAATCTCACTATTCCCGATACAAACAGTTGCTCTGCTTGAGTTGTTTCTCTTTTAAAAACATTAGATATTCCCATTGCGTATAAGTCTCTAAGGTGATGTTCATATTTAGGGAAACGATATTGTCCTTCTCTATATATTAAGATATCTTTTTTGTAATCTCCAACACCTGTGCTTACAACTATATTTAAAAACTTATCTAACCTCTCGTCAAAAGTTCTACCTGTAATTGAAGAAAAGCTTTTTTCATAGTATGTAACTATTTCATTCAATAATTTTAGGAAAAGTTCTTTTTTATTCTTAAAATATCTATAAAAAATTCCATTGGACAAGCCAGCATTCCTACAAATTTCGGCGACAGAGACAGTTTCGTACCATTTTGTTGAAAATAAATTTCTTGCTGATTCAATAAGTTTAAAATAAGATTTAGGTTTTGTAATGTACATAGTATGCCCCTTTATAGTTTTAGTGAATATACTGAAATATATGATACCACTAAAAGATAGATAAAAAGATAGATAAATTTTAAAGATACTGATAATTAACAATTCATTAATTATGAACAAATTCCAAAAAAATTTTTATAAATAATTGGGGATCTTCAACTATTATGGAATGTCCAACATGGGAGAATATTTTTAATTCACCTTTCACAGATTCAACAACATTTAATGCCATGCTTTTAGTTACCAAAATATCTTTTTTTCCAAGGATAAACAAAGTCTTACCTTTAAAATTTTTCGCTATCTCTTCATAATTATAATTTTCTAAAGCTCTTGCATTCTCTGTAAAACATTTTGGATTCATTAAAAGTCCATCGTTAGTTATTTGATTTAAAAATTTTCTATCTTTTGAAGCGGGCATCATCGCTCTTAAAGAATTTTTTAATAGAGTTCTATTACGTTTTAATAAGTTTAACGCATAATAATTTTCTTCTGGAGTTTTCAGACCTTTCAAAGAAGGAGAATCTATTAAAATTAGTCTATTAACTTTTTCAGGATATCTGAAAGCTAAAGACATTGCTACTGCTCCACCTAATGAATGACCTACTATAATGACGTTATTTAAATTTAATTTCTCTAAAAATAGATTCATGTAATCTGCGTAAATATCTATGTTAGCATTTTCTAACCATTCTGAAAATCCAAAGTTTGGTAAATCTGGTGTATAAATTTTAAAACCAGGAATATTCTTCACTTTTTCAAACCATCGATGAGAAGCGTAATTACCATGTATCATTAAAACTGGGGTTCCTTTCCCGTTTACTTCATAATATATTTTTTTACCGTTTATATCAGCAAATTGTCCATTTTTTCTTCTCTTTCTCCACATTTTTTTAATTAACCATACAATGGGTACTTCAAAGTAATTTAGATACAAAATATTTAATCCAAATGAAAGTCCGCGTGGGAAAAATAAAACAAACACTATTAGCAAACTACCCACTATTATCGTCATGGGGAAATTTATTCTTGAAAACAAAAAAGGCATGCCGGTAATTATAATTGATCCGATCAAACCTCCATTAAGTGTTGCAAAGCCTCCAATAACAACCATTGCTAATAAATTTAAAGAAACATTTAAGCCAAAATCTGCTGGTGCTATATATCCTATTGTATGAGCATATAAAAATCCAGCAATTCCTCCATATATAGCACTAATAATAAAAGCTTGTAATTTTACTTTAGGGATATTGACTCCAAAAGCACTTGCGGCTGTTTCACTATCTCTTACCATATTATATTTCTTGCCAACAGGTGATTTTGTTATTATACTTGTAATATATACAAGTAAACAATAAATTATTAAGTTAATAAAAAACTTTCCAAATTCTGAATCAATTATTGGAGGAATATTTCTCATGCCAGTTCTTCCTCCAAGAATGGATAATGAAGCAATTATTTCTTGTATAGCTATACCAAATGCCATAGTTGCGATAGCTAAATAAAACCCTTTCAACCTTAAGGAAGGTAAAGCGATAATCATTCCAAAAATTGCAGAAAGTACCATGGCTAAGATAAAGTTTAATAATATTGGTATATTAAAGTTTGATGTTAAAAAAGCTGAAGTATAAGCACCTATAGCCATAAAAGCAGCATGACCTATGGATATTTGACCGGTATACCCGAAGATCACGTTCAATCCCAAAGCTGCAATAGCCATAATTATAATATTAGAAAATACTAAAAGCATAAAAGACTGAGGCATAAAGATTAATCCTAAAATTATTCCGATTATTAATGTATAAATTGCAGTTTTCATTCTTACACTCTCCCCTTATCTTCGCTGCCAAAAATTCCTGAAGGTTTAACTATTAAAACTACTATTATTAGAATTAGTATAAGAGATAACTGATAATCAGGAGAAATATAAACACCAACAAGCTTTTCAATTATTCCTAATAAGAGCCCACCAATTATGGCTCCAAATAAACTTGAGAATCCTCCAAGAACACCTGCAGTTACTCCATATAATTGCATATTTATCATCATATTTGGATGAATATAAGTTTTAGGGGCCGCTAAAAGGCCTACTAAACTTACGGTAGCTATTCCTATTCCCCAAACTATTGCATCCACTTTGTTTATATCAACACCAGTTGTTAAAGATCCTACTTCATCTTGCGATCGAGCTCTGATAGCAATGCCTAATTTTGTATATTTCAAGAAAATGGCTAAAAATAGCATTATTGAAATTGCAATAATAGTTATAAATATATCGTTTTTTGGAAGTACTATAATTCCGTTTTCAAAAAAGAAAATAAAAGGTGTTCCTGATGCAATTTCTGGAAAGGTAAAATAATCAGTTCCCCAAATAAGCATTACAAGGCCTTCAATTACCATTAAAAGTCCTAAAGTAACCATTAACATGGCACCGTGAGATAATTGTTTTAAAGGTCTCATAAGAAATCTTTCTATGGCTAATCCTACAAAAAAACCACAAATTACACCTATTATTAAAGATAAAATGAAATTGTTAGTAGTTAAATAAAAAGTCAAGCCAATGTAGGTACCAAGCATACCAGAATTACCATGAGCAAAGTTTAAAACACCGACGGTTCTAAAAATCAATACGATGCCAAACGCTGTAAGACCATATAGTGCACCCTGAGGAATGCCTGAAATAATACTTTGTAGTATTTGCAACTTAATCCTCCTTTTCACATACCCAAATAGGCTTTTTTCACTTTTTCGTCTTTTAACATCTCTTTTGCATTGCCTTCATGGGCAATTTTACCATTTTCAAGAATATAAGCTCTGTCACTTATTTTTAAAGATTTCATAGCATTTTGCTCTACTAATAATATCGGAATACCGTTTTCTTTTAAAGTTAATAACACTTTATAAATCTGATCTATAATTATTGGTGCTAATCCTAAAGAAGGCTCATCTAACATAAGAATCTCCGGATCTGCCATTAAAGCTCTTCCAACAGCTAACATTTGTTGTTCACCACCCGAAAGAGAGCCTGCTTTTTGTTTAATTCTCTCTTTTAGAATAGGGAAAAGTTCAAATACTAACTGAGAATTTTTATCATAATTTCCCCTTATATAAGATCCCATTTTCAAATTTTCTTCCACAGTAAGTCCAGGAAAAATACGTCTGTTTTCGGGACAAAGAATCATGCCTTTTTTTACTTTGTAAACAGGATTTTTATTAGTGACATTTTCATCATTAAAAACAATTCTTCCTTTTGATTTGACTATTCCTAAAATTCCAAATAAAGTTGAAGTTTTACCAGCACCATTGGAACCTAAAATTGAAACTATTTCGCCTTTATTTACGTTAAAGGAAATTCCTTTAACTGCTTTAACATGTCCGTAGTTGACTTCAAGATTTTCAATTTCAAGCATTTTCTTCTTCCCCCAAATATACTTTTATTACTTCTTCATTTTTTGAGATTTCTTTTGGAACACCCTCTGCGATTTTTTTACCAAAATTCATAACGGTTATAATATTCGAAACATTCATCACAACATTCATATCATGTTCAACTAACAATATTGTTTTGCCTCTTTCGTTAACCATTTTTATGATATCTTTTATTTCTTCAGTTTCATAATTGTTTAATCCTGCGGCGGGTTCATCTAATAATAACAATTCTGGATCAGAAGCTATAGCGCGAGCCAATTCGACTCTTTTAAGTATTCCGTAAGGAAGTTGTGCCGGGAATGAGGCTAACCGATTTTTTATTTCAAAAATTTCCGCTATTTCTAATACCCGCTC
This is a stretch of genomic DNA from Petrotoga sp. 9PWA.NaAc.5.4. It encodes these proteins:
- the tsaB gene encoding tRNA (adenosine(37)-N6)-threonylcarbamoyltransferase complex dimerization subunit type 1 TsaB, with the protein product MIISTTLKDIVVILHNSKNEIYKKFITGKNSGNYLPKAIQEILIESEVSLNGIENFCIDIGPGSFTGIRIAISTLQGILINFPKKEVYTFFSSDVVNLSAQKKYANYLKNKKTAVLKRARENAAYISIYRGIRRIFGPQMVFEQKFEELLNNCILLNEESSYFKEKNCLKNDILYTNIDEQAIIKVALGNGKVKIKNLSPLYLQKPIAVENYEKNKL
- a CDS encoding alpha/beta fold hydrolase yields the protein MYLNEPGLYYEIHGTGEPVIILNGIMMSTASWKEHIQRWEKKFQIITYDTRDQGKSSRITDKPYTIDVHVDDLKKLIDHLELKKVNLMGVSYGAQIAELFVLKFPNLVDKMVLSNATDHVDNYLKSIGQAWKVAATLYDGEKFFDISLPYIYSRTFYNSNYSWLMNRREIFKKTLTKDWFDGFIRLASSNETFDIRNELKYIKATTLFISGEEDIITPKNHIIEMHNKVKNSLLVNVEETGHALFFEKFDEFCMLVEGFFS
- a CDS encoding TetR/AcrR family transcriptional regulator; this encodes MYITKPKSYFKLIESARNLFSTKWYETVSVAEICRNAGLSNGIFYRYFKNKKELFLKLLNEIVTYYEKSFSSITGRTFDERLDKFLNIVVSTGVGDYKKDILIYREGQYRFPKYEHHLRDLYAMGISNVFKRETTQAEQLFVSGIVRFVTIRYIFNSLAYNKEDLKKLIVEGIFEEDIKDFNSIFDNKNIVYPEFYDDDSTKSKLINSGIKLFGEKGFHKTDIHDISKNAGYSVGTFYIYFNSKETFLSEIVELIGKRTRRFLSINLNKDLNRAENEIRGIYLFLKYFEENSEFYEIVRESEFVIRKTANEYYNAFERGYINNLKNVKLRDKKLVANSLMGISHYTGIEKIFLKRMNNEKTILKELSHYLNNGISI
- a CDS encoding alpha/beta fold hydrolase, whose amino-acid sequence is MKTAIYTLIIGIILGLIFMPQSFMLLVFSNIIIMAIAALGLNVIFGYTGQISIGHAAFMAIGAYTSAFLTSNFNIPILLNFILAMVLSAIFGMIIALPSLRLKGFYLAIATMAFGIAIQEIIASLSILGGRTGMRNIPPIIDSEFGKFFINLIIYCLLVYITSIITKSPVGKKYNMVRDSETAASAFGVNIPKVKLQAFIISAIYGGIAGFLYAHTIGYIAPADFGLNVSLNLLAMVVIGGFATLNGGLIGSIIITGMPFLFSRINFPMTIIVGSLLIVFVLFFPRGLSFGLNILYLNYFEVPIVWLIKKMWRKRRKNGQFADINGKKIYYEVNGKGTPVLMIHGNYASHRWFEKVKNIPGFKIYTPDLPNFGFSEWLENANIDIYADYMNLFLEKLNLNNVIIVGHSLGGAVAMSLAFRYPEKVNRLILIDSPSLKGLKTPEENYYALNLLKRNRTLLKNSLRAMMPASKDRKFLNQITNDGLLMNPKCFTENARALENYNYEEIAKNFKGKTLFILGKKDILVTKSMALNVVESVKGELKIFSHVGHSIIVEDPQLFIKIFLEFVHN
- a CDS encoding branched-chain amino acid ABC transporter permease translates to MQILQSIISGIPQGALYGLTAFGIVLIFRTVGVLNFAHGNSGMLGTYIGLTFYLTTNNFILSLIIGVICGFFVGLAIERFLMRPLKQLSHGAMLMVTLGLLMVIEGLVMLIWGTDYFTFPEIASGTPFIFFFENGIIVLPKNDIFITIIAISIMLFLAIFLKYTKLGIAIRARSQDEVGSLTTGVDINKVDAIVWGIGIATVSLVGLLAAPKTYIHPNMMINMQLYGVTAGVLGGFSSLFGAIIGGLLLGIIEKLVGVYISPDYQLSLILILIIVVLIVKPSGIFGSEDKGRV
- a CDS encoding ABC transporter ATP-binding protein, which produces MLEIENLEVNYGHVKAVKGISFNVNKGEIVSILGSNGAGKTSTLFGILGIVKSKGRIVFNDENVTNKNPVYKVKKGMILCPENRRIFPGLTVEENLKMGSYIRGNYDKNSQLVFELFPILKERIKQKAGSLSGGEQQMLAVGRALMADPEILMLDEPSLGLAPIIIDQIYKVLLTLKENGIPILLVEQNAMKSLKISDRAYILENGKIAHEGNAKEMLKDEKVKKAYLGM
- a CDS encoding ABC transporter ATP-binding protein, producing the protein MLEINNVTVSFGGLKAVNDFSMQVKKGEIHALIGPNGAGKTTLFNTITRIVEPQNGKIEFKGENLLNLKTNDVIYKGISRTFQNLQLFQAMNVFDNIYSGIIYLYNKSIFSILSKFSKNYEEEARERVLEIAEIFEIKNRLASFPAQLPYGILKRVELARAIASDPELLLLDEPAAGLNNYETEEIKDIIKMVNERGKTILLVEHDMNVVMNVSNIITVMNFGKKIAEGVPKEISKNEEVIKVYLGEEENA